The sequence GGGCAAATTGATGCAATTTAAACCATAGCAAGATGTTTGAACAGTTCACTCCGTTTTATGAAGTTTTATTTGTTCTATTATGCATGTATTTCCTATTTCatggtgatgatgataatgatgattgaATTTGGATAAAACCATTGAGATGCTAGAAGTGTTTCTTTCTATgaactgtaattattttttctatatatattttattttgttcatcTTAATACTTTTTAATCTGATTTTTGATAATGTCTTAACTGTTATTCTTCGATTcatcattttaaattaaaaaaggtAAAATCCTTTTGTGGTCATTCAAGAATTGGGACTATAAAcgaattaatttaatttgaggGTGTTtttaacaatctttttttttcaacagaaaATCAATGCAATCAATGATCGCAGTCACTCGAATATATTATCCGCGAGCGCCCTCTGGTGGGCGTAACAACATAaagcaacaaattcatcactgcGTCATGTGATCAAACTCGGAAGCGAGTCGCTTGGGTTGACAACCCAAACAGTTAGCCTCCTTCTGTCCTCGTTGTTGCTTTGCTATGTGATCATCATCATGGTAGTCGCTTTCGTCATACACACCGTTTGCCCGATCGGGGCGCTCGCTCCCGGGGAGAGCAGGGTGCTCTACTCACGCGTCTTCGGACCGGACGAAGCGCTCTTTCAGGGCGGGCAGCGGCTGCAGCTCAACGCCGAGGAGAGGCGACTGTTGTCAGTCGAGAAACTCGCCGTGGTGGCCCGGTACGTCGGTTCTTCTTTATGAATTCGCCCAGCAGATTCAGACCAGACATTTATTGTGATATTTTTCCCATTCTGAATTTTATCAAACGAATTTTTGACGCATCAACGAAATCATCTATCAGAAAGTTATTTGTTCAGAATTTTGTATTAAATTCCCAAAGTACTATATGTATCGGTATTTATTATCGGCGAGTACTCGGAGTGAAAAAGTGTGATATTGAGCACCCCGAGTTCATGACATACGAGCTGGCAATTTTACAGATGTTGACTGATTGTGTTATTTTGTCTGGTTCGGACCAGACAGGTTCAAAGCGCCGTCTCTCTGCACCGAGAGGCATCCGGGCATCCCCCGGTGGAAACTCTGCCTGGCGAGGAGGCCTTAGCCCTGCAGGACGCCGACACCGGCGTGCTGAGGCTGCGCTGCGGTGACCCCTACTTGCAGGAGGTCAGCGCACTCTGGTTGGCCGTCAATTGTTTGTCCTTTGTGATTTTGTGTGAGCCCCACGAGAACCTGCTGCTGGCCGAGGGGATGCTTCGGAACCTCGCCAGACACTGCTTGGAGCACCTGCACATGCTGGGACAGGGCAGCGAGGTGAGGGGGAAGCCCAAGGGCCTTCTTAGTGGATTATTATCGTATGCATTCCGCGTATTTCAACAGTCTGACCTCATTATTGATAAAAAAATCCCAGTAGATGGCAGttgcttctttttaaaaacggtCGATTTCCATGTTATGTAATTGTGTGTCAATTTCCCAGATCCTGTTGAAGAGCAGCCGTGTAGACGTCCTGCTAAGTCGGCTTCTTCCTCACGGCCAGCTCGTCTTCCTCAACCACCGCTTCGCTCAGAGTCTGGAAAAGGACATGGTCGCCTACATGCACAAGTGACCTCCAGTGGCTAAATGCAACCGACAAGTGGCTAAATGAGATCCTAGCAGCCTACAAAACATGTCACGTCACTTCCCCATCTTGTGACGCTTGTGAGGAAGGCTACAGGAAGTGGCCGAAACATGTAAAGCAGCTAAAATCTTCCGTCTGACTAAAAGAACTGTTAGATATTTTTATAAAGTCAGATATTTCGGATGAAACCTTCCCACAATTTGTGCATTAAATCGAGGCTCTAATGTACCTCGCAAACCAGTAGTGATTGTTGCAATATTCCTCAATCAATTAATATATTAATCAATCTCACCAGGTAGGCTGGCGTTGCCTTTCAGCAACAGTATGAAATCATGTTTTGCCACGCTGTTCCATACTGTCGCTACTGGAGGGCACTGTTTCACTATCCACTCACTGACTACGGCaagaggaaaataaaatgaaatctcgctggctctctcgctcgctctctcgttctctctctcgcgctctctctctctgtgcgTTATCGCTCTCTATCGCTCTAAAAAAGCCTTGAAGACATGGAAAACAAACAGCAGCGCGGTTTGTTTTTCGGCGCGCGCATTTTGTAATTACGTCCAATTAATGGCGCGCGGCGCGGGAAGTTGTTGTTTGCTCGCCAACAGCTGTTTGGATTAAACGGCTGAGCGGGTGTCAAGTGGAGATTAAAATCACACCCGCCCGACAAACTGGCCCGGAAAGGGGAATCGACTGGGGGTGGGGGTCAGGAATTGATATATTTATTTCCCCCCTAGGAAATAATGGAAATACAAATTATCTTTCCAACTGTGACCATCATTAAACCTTTATTAGTAGTCCATAACCTAAGAAATGGTCATGAGCCCAAAAAGCTAATCTAGTGAGTATTAAATGCTAACAGAATTAGCGTATGTTTTTCATTGGCAAATTGTATGAAATGTTGCCAGatgctgaaaataaaaataaaatgtccatcacagggcacatatagacaaacaaccattcatagATGATATTGAATGCTAAATGGTGATGCTAACATATGCTAAAAGAACTGGCTTTGTACTCATGAAGAATTACTGTCGTTTGTTCAAGCGCTGTGTGCGTCTTTAACAGTAACACGAGAACTTAAGCCAATGCTCACAGAACCAAACTGAACTTAACTGATCATATGTTCAAGCACTCCTCCCAACGCTGAACTGTCATAATACCgccaatgctaatgctaagtgCTCTGCTCATTTTAACCGACTCTCTAAACGGAGCTCTTGTGAGCGTCCACATTAATGTCTGATTTTCCcgtctccatccatccaaagttctaaccacacacaaaaaaatctttaaatgtGCATGCTGCTCTTTGAATAACTTGGAGCTCATTTCCCCAACATAATATTTCTTCTTCTCCCGCCTCATTAGACGGCTATTGTAAAATGCGCCGGGGCTCAGTGCTGACGGGACATCGTATGAATTTCAATGCGACGCTTACAATTTCACACATATCCCCCAAAAACTAAGCAGGATTAAGTAAAAGCGCACTGAAGCAGATTAGACTTTCAGTTACTGTGGTTACTGATATAAGACACGTCTCAGAAACATTGGTAtcagtaataaaaaaaacatgtttttcaacTTTTCAATTCAATTGTAATGCAAATGATGACACCTCGAAAGTCGGTGCTGTGAGTCACaatggcaacaacaacaacgctaTGTTACTTTTAACAAGGCAATGTAGCATCTCATGGACCTAAACTAATGATTTTTAGATGCTATTGTCCGCAACTGTtaatgtaatcattttctgatTAGTTTTGTACAACCTTGTTGATACAGACAATGCTTAATTTGCATCTCCAAACTGTAACACAAGTGGCGATGCTATTGCCAACACAACATAGCCACCTTGTTTTTGTGGATCTGAAATGACATTGTTGTGTATCTTTAATCTGGCGTCTCACCAAAAAATGTATCTTCCTGTTGTTTCTGTGCCACCAAGCTCCAAATTATACTTGACATTTCACAGTACATCTTTTCTGAGCCTACCTGCAGTTGTCTGTTGAGCGTCTCTAATAGTGTAATGGTGTACAATTTAAATCCATTTCTTTCTCGTCTTCCACTCAATTGGATTTCCCGCTGTTGCTTTTTATCAATAAAACCAAGACGACTTTTAATTTCCCCTCATCCTCTTCATTTCAAATTGATTCGCCACCTCATGTGGAGGACAGGAAGCCACCATTTAGCCCGGATTTTACTCTCTTGATCCTTTATTGGACTTTTGGAGTGCCATTGTACTTGTTACAACCAGCCAGATTTTACAAAAAATTTACATGGATAGTATAAGACACAATATATTATCTGACGGCTGCTCTCCGGTCAAACGAGTGGTCACAATCGCCGTGCTGGTTGTAAACTCTTAAACCCCCCTTCTCATTAAATTTCCATATGGCTGCTTTATGGTTGGCTGCTGTTTAAAGTGAAGTTTAATGGCGGCTAACCTTCCTGTCTGCTTTACTTGTGAGCTGTGAAGGAACGATGACAGTCCGACACGTAATAACTCGACTGCGTAGCAATAAAAGGTGCAAATGAGCCCATCAGTTCAGCTCTGCTGTTAATTTAAAGTGTCGTAAATTTTTCCTCTTTTATTTGGAAAGtcctttttttgcatttcagtGTCACCTGCCCAACAATTTAGGAGCTTTTTAATTACTGACTTTTTATAAAGTACACAATTGTATAGTGCACTTTTTTGTCATTAATGAGAATGGACAGTCAATTTGCTTGAAGATACTTGATTTGCAGTCTGGACGCGTTTGGAGGTTGTGAATGTCTCACGAGTctccaacaacagcagcaaataGAAACATTGTGCCGCTTAATTAACTGATGTTGTCTTCTCTCCAAAACGTTGAATGCCGTGACGAGCTATTACGCGATTGGCACGCTGCATTACAAACCGCATCAGTGAAGCGCAAAGCATTTGCTTGTTGTgtgaaagaaaaagtaaaaaaaaaaaaaactttgccatGATCTTTGCCTCAATTTGTAGCCTTTCTGCTAGCTTTAGCGCATCAAATCGCCGCTTTCCACGCCACGGTGCctgccccccaccaccacccttTCCCATGAGTAGCAGGAGAAACGCGGGTCCAAAAGTGCCTCATTACGAGGGCTTTCCAAATGAAACGGGCgccatgttttattcatttgcgTGCCCAATGCCCCCGGCGAGGCAGCCAGGAGGGGCCGAGCGGGTGAGCGGCGGTTGTAGATGCGGGTGGGCGGGGGTCCCCGCAGGCCGCAGTCAAAATGAGTGTGGACGACGCTTGCTCGCTAATAACGCGCGGCCACCCTCCAGAACAATTAGTTATTCAGCTCGGAAAATGGACCGCATTAAGAAAGCACCCTCGGTTAACATGCTAGCACGTCATTTAAATAACAAACACGAGCGGCCTTGGGGTGATTCGACATCAACCCATAgtacaaaaatatgaaacattcATGTTAGtcagttttttttaagtgcaagCCAAGGAGGTTTTCATCaatgtgaatttatttttttgtcagtttgagcggtagtttttcttctgtatctcATTAAAAAGACGCATGCAAATTATTTATATAGCTGCATATGTGAATATGAAATATGTAAAAGTAGACTTTTCCCCATTTCCATTGCTCCCCGAGCGGCACCTGAGAAAATTTAAATATAAAACCAGTGCTTATGTCAATGTTTTATATAAAATATGTTACCGTTTtttgccatgtataatgcgcccccatgtataatacgcaccctagaaatggcatgtcgatgctggagaaaagcctgtacccatgtataatacgcacccaaattttgactcctacttaagtcgtaaaattatttcagaaaaaagatcatctttgggaacaaccggatgttattctgccggtcagtatcactgcgcatgcagtagcaaactcgatagcgaagaaatatgtgagactctcaacgggatcaccaatatttgagtgatgttccagttatttatcacaattatttattattataataatatatataatatatataataattatttatttatcatgcataattgtcatggtgatctttctggtgatttcttaactaggctggatgtatttttttttgttggtgttgatttctccaactgcccagaaaggcaccaccgcgatcagttaggttaaaatgaaaagagaggaaagtgacgtgcggacatgtgaaaaaggcggctctctatgggagagaagttgaagaggaataaaaacacccttgggaaccaaaacttgcccctcgtcgtgactcggagccgcaacaaatgtttcgaaattgtgtagggtacattgtgacagcaaacgagcaggtgatcgagcaagcgtctgatacgagagcattgtgttcgtatggagcgtgtttgaagtgaacagcagaggagaaaggaacaaggcaagtcttgtgaaataaaatattacctgtaatacgcatttagatagagaactgaactcttgctctttatatagctgacgtgtcttgcgcatccgttctgcgcatctgtaatgggggtctccgtatgatatccggtttgcgatggagattaaaaaacaaacaatatttgacaataacacaccatcaaggattgcaccatcgcatcaaacgatgtatcgtcaattatgaattttactgactaagtgtgttgggcaggatggctgaatgcgatgcgcgattgacaacaaacaagaggaaaggtgatttcaagttttatttcgagggagattttcttcaaaaattgttgtacccatgtataatacgcacccaagattttaggacaataaattagttaaattttgcgcattatacatgggaaaaacggtATATGAGAATTAAATTATGCTACAATTATCACAGTTTTCATGGAATCATTCTCACGATATGTTCCTCTATCTAAGCAGTGTTCGTATTGTACCTCAACACGGAAACATTTGCTTGAAAACATCGATTGCTGCTTTGACGTTCGTTCCCTGGGAGAGCAACGGTGGAGCGTTCCGCCGCGCATGAATGCTCGCGTTGCTCAAAGCGCATGGCTGAACTTCTGCCCTGTGCGGACGGAAATCGGCTCCGATTGGCTCGCTCGATTGGCTGGACGTCAAAGCAAAGTATGGGCTTTGGGCCTCGGCCTTTGGAAAGCCCTCACGGGCCTCTCcgttcgtccgtccgtctgtccgcaGAGCTTCGTGTCACAGCCCTCTCCTCCGCTCGCCGTTTCATCTTGAACAGTAATTGGACAGAAAACTCACGCATGCGAGTCAAGCAACACACCTCCAATTTTGTACTCAAAATGGAAGCAAAACATTTTACTTTCAAGTTGTCATTTTAGGGTCCTCTGGCATTTGAAACATGGCTGAGAGACAGTCCACTTTGAAACGTAACATTGTGCTTAACTATCAGAGAGAAATTGGCCAAAAATGCTTTTTGAATGCAACATACGCTAGAATTTCTCTAGGCATGTCTATCATGAAGAGATGCACAAAAAAGCCTCAAGGAGCCACAACTGAAAAGACAGGAGGTCGGCCAGTTTGGTTTGAGGCACCCTACGGATtgcattttacaaaaaaaaaataatccagacTTTTTTGGTAGGCGTGTCTATCATGACTAAACCAACAAAAAATTTCAAGATGCCATGTcctaaaagagagagaaagtttGATTGATTCCAAACACCTATTTGTCCCAAGTATGGCGGCAAAGTTTTACCATCAAGCAGCAACCTGCAGTCGaagaaatgtggaaatgagccaCTTAGATCTGAAGCGAGTGGAGACAAAAAGGCTTTCTGAATGAGTCGCTGTGTTTGGCAGAGTCAACAACAAAAGAGCGCCAGCCGTTGCCTCGGTGTACCGCTGTCTTGTCGGCGTGGGAAAGCCGTCACGGCGGGCCAACGTGGGAGGCAAAAGTAATGAGCAGGTTGCACGCAGTGGCGTTGCTAAATCTCGGTCGAAAATGGCCACGGCCAAATATGTTTGCCGTTTGTCGACCGGGGCGACCGGGACAAAAAGCACGACACCTGAAGACAATCTAGACGGTTCATTTAATTCAAACGTTTTAGCGCCTTACTCCACTCGCGGGTTGCGTCACTCTCAGCAGGTAGAGATGAGCCAACCTCCCGCTGCATGAGGTAAAGCTCCGGCCACCCTAAAATAAATCTCATAATTCCCCTATCAGGACTGGCCCAACACTAAATTGTCAAGAATTTGAATTTCTGCTATTGCGTGTGAGGGCGGAGCATAACGCTTGATTTTGATTTGTTGCCACAAAACACTGACATGACACACTCAAATGTAATTTCCTTTCTACGAGCTAATTGCTAATCAAAAGTTATCCCTTTAGAATACAAGCACTTGATTTACCCACGGGGGATAAAAATAGTGCTcacaaaagcgtttttttttttaagcagaaaGTGGTGACTCTGTTAAAGatgttttatgcaaatatttgaaTATGCGCTACACGGCTTGTTTGATGTTCATCCACCTGTTCTCCTTTTAAGCTGCCAGACGCACACAATCAAACATTTTCCTCCCCGCCGCTTATTTTCCGCTGATGAATGATTGAATGGCCGAGGGAACAATACGGCGGTCGGGCCTGCTCGAGCGCCGTCGTTATTCATAATCTGCCGGCGGAGGTTTATTATGTCGTTGATCTAAACGAAAACATTTTACAAACAAGCGCGGCCTTTAAACATTTATCACCTTGAAAATGGAGCACCGCAAGCTAGCAGCGTCATCGCTAAAAGGAGGTCAGCGTTCACAAAATAATCCAAACCAGAGGCAGGGTTTCAAGacaagtttacatatttaaaggtCAAGGATTGGATTTCAAGTAAAGGTGAGCTTGATGAGTTGCAGTAACGGGGAAGAACAAGAAACAATCAGCAAAATATCGAAAGGAGTTCTTGAGGACAGGTTGGTTCGGGACAGGGTTAAGGTTTCTAAGTACAATTTGGGTTTCAAGTAGTCgcaaggaataaaaacaaacttGTATCATGTCAAAAGACTTCTCAACACGATCCACACGAGTGTGCACACGCACGTCTGATCAAAGCGGAGCTGTACGGCGGAGGACAGCGGCAGACAGAAGACCAAAAAGATGGCTGCGCTCCAGTCGTCAGATCAGCAGGCCTTCTGCCGACGCTTGGCACGCCGCCAAATTGACAGCGACGGCGGAAGCGACTCTACACACAAGAAAACAGATGACCAGAGTTTCGCATCCCTACTGTTTTGAGAACAACTCAGTTAGTATTTACCGAGCCGCAGCCTGAGTTACTACTGCCTTGGTTTTCAGAGTAGAGTTTTAAAccagggttaaggtttcaaagtaaGCTGGAACCATGGTTACAGTTTCAAGCAAGGCATGTTTTACGGTTTGTGCGTGTtggacttttatttttcttcattcaTAGGAATTATTAAATTGGCATCTTATCACAAAGCGTCAAACGGTCGTCAGGGGCGCTTTCGACACTGCAGGTTTTGCGCCCCCGCCGAGGGTGTTTCAGGATCTGAGGATTTGACGCTAATCTCGTCAGCGAGGATGACAGCACGGTCCCACACTGCACCTCGGAAAACTCGAACCCCACTGACGATGGCGTCAAACGCTTAGCTTTGAGGTTTCAGGTTAGCGCTATGAGCGAGCATGTTGCAAGTCTCCCACAGTTATATTTCAAATATGTGTCACGGTTCGACCGTTAAGACAGCAACATCCCAATGACGTACTATATAATAAAATGGTTTATTAGCTTAGCTTTTCTTAGCGGCCTATTCTATTCTACCCAGCTGTTTGTACCATACCAAGTCTAGCTTTTAACCTTAACCTAGAGTACTTTATCCTTAACCTTTAAACTGGGCTGCCAAGCTATGATGTTATCCTGTCCTGTCCTAGCCTAGAGCCACGCTATGCTACCTTAGCTTTTTCCCTCTGGTTTAATTTCTCCTACTTTGCCGCTCTTTAGCTTACATATGACATCGTTAGCCTGTAATCTTGCTGGTAAAATGTTGTCAGCAGCTCCTCAAATTGGCTAACCTCGTTTGAACTCACTCATCCTACTAGCATGCTCGCTATCAGCTCCTCAGCAgagattctttttttccttttcttttttctctgctgTAAAATTGGTGGAGGCATATTGCGTTAGTGTGAAAATGGCAGCCACGATGGCGCTTGTGTGGCCTAACGAACGGGCGTGAAATTAGCGTCAATAgcacggtggtggtggtgccatGTGTAGTTTATCCCGCTCCTCGTCCTCCATCCTGTGCCC is a genomic window of Syngnathus typhle isolate RoL2023-S1 ecotype Sweden linkage group LG16, RoL_Styp_1.0, whole genome shotgun sequence containing:
- the ap5s1 gene encoding AP-5 complex subunit sigma-1 — encoded protein: MVVAFVIHTVCPIGALAPGESRVLYSRVFGPDEALFQGGQRLQLNAEERRLLSVEKLAVVARQVQSAVSLHREASGHPPVETLPGEEALALQDADTGVLRLRCGDPYLQEVSALWLAVNCLSFVILCEPHENLLLAEGMLRNLARHCLEHLHMLGQGSEILLKSSRVDVLLSRLLPHGQLVFLNHRFAQSLEKDMVAYMHK